The following coding sequences are from one Natrarchaeobaculum sulfurireducens window:
- a CDS encoding PadR family transcriptional regulator, protein MDDLTGFQRDLLYVISGADQPSGQDVKEEIEGYYSAEINHGRLYPNLDTLVNKELVEKGQLDRRTNYYEISDDGLREIEDRREWERQYVDV, encoded by the coding sequence ATCTGACTGGGTTCCAGCGAGATCTACTGTACGTGATCTCCGGGGCCGATCAACCATCGGGACAGGACGTCAAAGAGGAGATCGAGGGTTACTACAGCGCCGAGATCAATCACGGCCGGCTGTATCCGAATCTCGATACGCTCGTCAACAAGGAACTCGTCGAGAAAGGACAACTCGATCGACGAACTAACTACTACGAAATTAGCGACGACGGTCTTCGCGAGATCGAGGATCGTCGGGAGTGGGAACGCCAGTACGTCGACGTATAG